The following DNA comes from Spirulina major PCC 6313.
TCACCACTTGATGCACGGGAAACGCATCGACCAGTTCATTAGAAAAACAACAGCCCCGAATTGAATCGGCGGGGATGTCGTCCCAAGTCTGCCAGGTGACGGGATGGGGGGCGAGTTTGGCCTGTTGGGTCTGACGTTTTTGGGGCGATCGCTCCACAATTTGATAATTCAGATGAGCGTAGAATTCCGGCTCTGATCCTTGGATCGCGTCAAGAATATGCAAGGCGGTATCGCCTTCACCGGCTCCCATTTCCAGGATGGTGAAAGGGTCGGGGCGGTGCAAAATTTCCCAACATTGGCGAAATTGCACGGCGAGGAGTTCACCAAAGTCGCGATCGCAACTGGCCGCTGTGAAAAAATCCCCCTCTGGGCCAATGGGGGCGGTGTTGTAATAGCCAAATTCGGGATGATACAGCACCGTATCCATATAATCGGCAAAGGTGAGGGGAGAGCGATCGCACAGCACCGCCAGTAGATCCGCAGTTGTCATGATGTCCTCAAGATTTTTATCCCTATCCTGATGCGGGGCGGGGCAAGTTGGCAATACGACGCGAAGCCGGGGGATGAATCGATGGGGAGCTATCAGCAGGTCATAAGGGGGTGTTAATGGCCCGGCAGGTTTAGGGGAAGGTGGATTAAACTGGGAAAAACTTTACGTCTGGAGTAGCCATGGTTAATCGCAAGGTGGTCGCGTTGGTGTTGGCGGTGTCGTTGGGCTTTGCGCCGCAGGGGGCGATGGCTCAGACGGTCAATCAACTTTTTGAGCAGGGCAATGCAGCCCAAGCGCAGGGTCGTTTTGCTGAAGCAGAGAGGGTGTTTCGGCAAGTGCTACAGGCCGAACCAAATAATACTGTCGCTCACTACAATCTCGGTCTTGCCCTGAGAAAGCAAGGAAACCTAACAGCAGCGATCGCATCCTACCGACGGGCGCTCCAAATTGACCCCAATAATGCTGCTGCTCACAACAATCTCGGTCTTGCCCTGTATCAGCAAGGGAACCTAACAGCAGCGATCGCCTCCTACCGACGGGCGCTCCAAATTGACCCTAACTATGCTTTTGCTCACTACAATCTCGGTCTTGCCCTGAAAGACCAAGGGAACCTAGAAGCAGCGATCGCCTCCTACCGACGGGCGCTCCAAATTGACCCTAACGATGCTTTTGCTCACAACAATCTCGGTAATGCCCTGAGTGACCAAGGAAAACTAGCAGAAGCGATCGCATCCTACCGACGGGCGCTCGAAATTGACCCTAACGATGCCATTGCTCACAACAATCTCGGTTTTGCCCTGAGTGACCAAGGAAAACTAGCAGAAGCGATCGCATCCTACCGACGGGCGCTCCAAATTGACCCTAACTATGCCATTGCTCACAACAATCTCGGTATTGCCCTGTCTGACCAAGGAAACCTAGAAGCAGCGATCGCCTCCTTCCAACGGGCGCTCCAAATTGACCTTAACTATACTGATGCTCACATTGGTCTCGGTAATGCCCTGTCTGAGCAAGGGAACCTAGAAGCAGCGATCGCCTCCTTCCAACGGGCGCTCCAAATTGATCCTAACTATGCCCTTGCTCACAACAATCTCGGTTTTGCCCTGTATACCCAAGGGAAACTTGATGAAGCGATCGCATCCTACCGACGGGCGCTCGAAATTGACCCTAATCACACTCGTGCTCGCAATAATCTTAGGAATGCGTTGAGAGACCAAAACAACTAGAAGCAGCGATCTCCGCCTGCTAACAGGTGATCCAACTCGACCGCACCACCTAAACTAGAGCCGAGGGATATACCACAACAGCGACGATGAGCGACTTTGCACAACAAAGCCTCAGTTGGCAATTCAGCCAATGGCAGCGGCAGATTGGGGAATGGTGGGACTGGCAAACCCGTCAGCTCAACGGCCCTGATGAAACGGACGTGGCCCAATGGCTGATGTCTCCCCCCTGGCAACTCCTGCGCCAGCTCATTTTTTGGGGAGGGTTAATCGCCCTCGGTCTTTGGAGCCTGTGGGTTGTGGGGCGAGGCCTTGCCCCCTACGTTAAATCATGGCGCACCCGCAATCAGCGCGATCGCACCACCGCCCCCTCATCCCTCCAGCACACCGCCGCCCAATGGCAAACCGAAGCCAAACAACAGTATCTCAAGGGTCACTATCGCCAAGCCTGTCTCTGTCTTTACTTGGGAATGCTCCAAATTCTCCACGATCGCCACATCGCCCCCCATCTCCCCAGCCGCACCGATGGCGAATATCGCCAGTTAATCCAAACCCTCCCCCGCCCTGACCCCTACTTCACCCTCTTGGTGATGCACCAAGGTCTAAAATTTGGGGATACACGCCCCACAGCGGCATTGTTCGATCGCTGTTGGCACGCTTATTCTGACCTCTCAACCCATTCATAAAGCAGCGTCACTTTTTCACCTGCACCCAATACACTCAAAAAAAATCTCCATTCACCCACGATGAATCATCTCCCCGATCACCTTCCCCCAGAGCGCGATCGCATCCTCGATACCCTCCGTCACTTTGCCCCCCACCTACACGAAAAATATGGTGTAACCCGCCTTGGCATTTTTGGATCAGTCGCTCGCAACGAAGCCACCGCCACCAGTGATATCGATATCGTGCTGGAATTAACAGAACCCGACCTGTTCACCATGGTGGATATCAAAACCGATCTCGAACACAGGTTTCAACGCTCTATCGACCTCATTCGCTATCGCCCCCGCATGAATCACTACCTCAAACGCAGAATCGATCGCGACGCAATTTACATCTGAATTGCCAATGTCTGACCCGACACTAATTTACGAAAAACTCCTACAAATTCATGAAGCGTTGCAACGGATCAATCGCCGATTCGCACAAATTTCACACCCTGATGACTTTCTAGACACCGATCGGGGTCAAGATTTGCTGGATGCGATCAGCATGATGTTGATTGCAATTGGTGAAAATCTAAAATGGCTGGATCGGGAAACGAATGGCAAAATTTTCGCCCCCTATCCACAAGTCAACTGGCGCGGTGCAAAGGGTGTGCGTGATGTTTTAGCGCATCGCTATTTTGATATTGATGCCGAAGAAATTTTCACACTGTGCCAAAAACAACTTCCCGAAATAATCAATGCAATTCAATCCATCCTCAACGACTATGAAGACTAACTCTGTCCGGCTAATCTCTATTTCACCCTTCTTGTCATGCACCAAGGCCTAAAATTTGGGGATACACGCCCCACAGCGGCATTGTTCGATCGCTGCTGGCATACTTACTCTGACCTCTCAACCCATTCATGATGCAGCGTTTACGACGGCACGGGCTGCGGGGGGTTTTCGGTGTGGTGGGATTGGTCTTTTTAATCAGTCTTGCGATCGCCCCCGCTCAAACCCCCCTCTATTCCGGCTCCACCTATACCCGTGGCCCCGAAGGCTACGGGGCTTGGTACGCTTGGGCCCAGGCAGAAGGCATGGATCTCCAACGCTGGCAACGGCCCGCTGCGGATTTTTCCGCTACTCACGCTGGTTCGCCCGGCCAAACCTTCCTGCAAATTTATCCCTCCCTCATCCCTGACCCTTCCCCCAGTCCAGAGCTAGCCGCCTGGATCAGCGCGGGCAATACCCTGGTGCAGGTGGGCGTTCGTCAGCCGGTCACCGCTGCCCCCTTCGAGAGTAAACCGAATACCCCGTGGGGGGCGGGTGAACTCGATACCCGCCGCCGTAAATTAGAAGCCACAGCGGGGATTTGGTCTGACCCTTATGGGGCGATCGCTTGGCGGGAATCGGTGGGTAATGGGGAAATGATTCGAGTCACAACCCCCTTTTTGGCGGCCAATGCCTACCAAGAGACGCGGGCCAATTTTCAACTGTTGGCCCATCTGGTGGTGCAGCCTCAAGATCCCCTCGGTACTGCGATTGATTTTCAGGCGCGGGCGGTGTGGGTGGATGAATATTTGCATGGTTATGAAGAGGAAGGCGCGATCGCAGCCGATCCTGACCGCGATACCCTCTGGGGTTATCTCGCCCAAACGGCCCTCGCGCCGCTAGCGATCCAAGGTGCGATCGCCACTCTGATCGCTCTCATCGCCCTCAATCGTCGCTTTGGAGCCGCCCAACCCCTCACCCCGCCCATGGAAAACAATAGCCAAGCCTATATCAACGCCCTCGCCTCAGTCCTCGCCAAAGCCGAACAGCATCACTTTGTCCTGCAACTGCTTAGTGCGGAAAAACAACGCCAATTACAACATCAGCTTGGCCTCGGCAGTACATTGCTGACCCCCGATGACCTGCGGGCGGCTTGGGTAGAACGGGGGCGATCGCTCCGTGACCTCAATCGCGTCCTCCATCTGCAAACGAAATCCCGCCTCAGCAAAGGGGAACTACAGCAATGGCTCCAACAGTGGGAGGCGATCATTACGAAAATAGTGCGGGAGTCTGAAAGGTGTTGACCAACGGTTTGCAGATCCAACCACCGCAGGGTTTCACCTAAATCTGTGAGAGTTTGAGTTTCGGGTGTAAGGTGTCCGAATCCGCACAAAACCATTCACCTCAGAACAGGTGTAGAGTTGCCCGATAGTATCTGTGATGGTTTGGCAGGGTGTGGTGTTCATAGGAACAGGTCAAGCTGGGTGGGTGGGGGAGTGTCCATCCTCCCATTATGGTGAATTTTCGCCTCTTGGCAGAATTGTTCCCAAACCCGCACCGGATCGGTGGCAGGGGCCGTGATGATGTGGTAGGAGAGAGCAACAATGATTGGGTTGTAGCTGCCTTTGAGGAACAGAGGATAACCAGCGGGGCTAAGGATTTCGACACGGAAACCTGACCGGGGCGATCGCTCTTGTGTCCAAGTAATATCACCATCGATCACTTTTTCAGGATCATTGATCAGGGTTTCAAATTCGGCTTGGGTGAGCATGATCGCCCTTTCCTATTGAACATTGAGATAGACGAATCTCAGTCAATTACAACACCTGAGCGCGGAGCCAAGCCACGGGTAAATAAAGCAACTTACGACCTTTGGGAACAAAGGCCCGCTTGTTAAATACGTCGTAATCGTTTTGCTCAATGACATTGAGAATGCCTTGGTAGAGCATCAACGCTGACCACACCGGCCACCGGGCATCGGGGTTTAAATCCCGAATGCCGTCTTCGGCACGACGATAGAATTCGCGGGCGCGGCGGATTTCAAACTTCATCAGCGATCGCCACCGCTCATCCACCACACTGTTAAACAAATCCTTTTCCGTGTAGTCAAAACGATGCAAATCCGCCAAGGGAAGATAGATCCGGCCCCGTCCAGTGTCCTCGCCCACATCCCGCAAAATATTCGTCAATTGGTTCGCAATCCCCAGATCCACCGCCGCTTCCAGGGTTTCAGAATGGTTCGCCAACTGCCACGGACTCGCCGAGGGTGGTTCTGAAAACCCCAACACCGGACTGGTCATCAACCCCACTGTCCCCGCCACGCGGTAACAGTAAAGCTTTAGCTCTTCAAAGGTGTCGTAGCGACTGCGGTAGAGATCCATCCGTTGACCTGCGATCATGTCGCGGAAGGGGTCAATGGGAATCGGAAAGCGTTCGAGGGTGTCCACCAGAGCCACATCCGCATCCTCTTGGGGATGGCCCGCAAAAACGGCTTCGAGGTGGTTTTCCCACGCATCCAAGGTTTCAGGGGTGGTGGTGTAGGCTTTAGGGCCATCGACGAGTTCATCCGTGCGGCGACACCATTCATAGATCGCCCAGATCGCTTGGCGCTTCTCTGGGGGCATCAACAACGTTCCCATATAGAACGTTTTGGAGTAGTGGGCGGTAATTTGCCGACAGTACTCATACGACTCTGCGGCAGAGACGAGGGTTTTCGGGGGGTGGTGGTGAGGTTTAGGCAGTTGCAGCATTCAATCCGGGCTGAAACGCGATGGGAGGGCAAGAATAAGCCATTAGGTTAGCATTGTCCCATTGGACTGGTGTCTTGAGTAGCCTAATTTAAGAGGTTACTAGGGCAGGGGGGGTTGGTGTGAACGAGGACGCATCGCGCTGAATGGCTTGGGCCGCTCGTTTACCGGACAAGACCGCGCCTTCCATACTGCCGAGAAACTCTTGCATGGTATAGCTTCCGGCGAGGTAGAAGTTGGCGATCGGGCTGCTTTGGTCGGGTCGGTAGGCTTGACAGCCGGGCACCGCTTTGTAAACAGAGCGGGGGGTTTTAACGACTTTGGATTTGAGCAGTTGGGCGGGGTTATCTCCCTCAAAGTGATGGGGGAAAAGCTTTTTCAGTTCAACGAGGGTGGCGGTGAGGATGTCCTCGTCGGATTTACTGATCCACTGGGCGGCGGGGGCAAGGACGAATTCGAGCATGGAGCGATCGCTCTCATACCCCCGGCAGGTGTTGCTCATATCCGCGTAGACGCTGAGGAGGTCTGAACGGGAAAAGAGCAGTTGGTCAATGTCGGTGAGTTTGCGGTCAAACCAGAGGTGAATGTTAATCACCGGCACGCCTTCGAGCTTGGCCAGTTTTTGGAAATAGTCAATTTCGCGCCAGGGTTGAGGAATTAGGGTTTTGAGGGGGTCAACGGAGAGGGCCGACACGTAGGCATCAGCGGTAATCACCCGATCCGGTGCGCCGTTGTGGCCCCGCATTACGAAGCTTTGCACCGTGTTGTCGGGGTTGAGGGTGATTTCCTTGAGGGAGGTGTTGAGGTGAACTTCTCCCCCCCGTGCGGTGATGTAGTCCACCATCGGCTGACAGAGGCGTTCGGTGGGGGAACCATCGAGGAAGGCGACTTTGGAGCCGTAGCGTTCTTGTAAGAAGCGATTGAGGGCGGTGAGGGGGACAGTGGCGGAGACTTCGTCGGGATTGATAAAGGTGAGGGCTTTGGAGGCGGCGATGAAAATATCGCTGTTTACTTTTTCATCGACCCCTTGGCGTTCGAGCCATTCGAGGAGGCTGTACTCGTCCATGTTTTCCACATATTGCTGACCCCGGACGATCGCTGGCCACAACCCCCAGGCGAAGCGGAGTTTTTGCTCCCAGGTGAGCATGTCATTGTTGCGGAGGATGGAGAGGATGACATTGATCGGGGCGGGGATGTCGGGCACGTCGAAGCGGGAATAGGTGCCGGGTTTTTCCGGTTGGTTAAAAATCAGGGTGTGGTCTTTCCATTGCAAGCGGTCTTCGATGCCGAGTTCGGCGAAGAGTTGCAGCATGTTGGGATAGGCTCCAAAAAACACATGGAGGCCGGTTTCGTACCAGTCCCCGTCTTCGTCTTGCCAGGCGGCGACGAGTCCCCCTAACACATCACGGCGTTCTAAGACGATGGGGGTATGACCCGCATCGACCAGATACTTGGCGCAGGCTAATCCTGCCAATCCGGCTCCGGCGATCGCAACTTGCATTGAAAAACTCTTAATCCTTAAGATTTGTTTACAATTTAGCTCTTTGGTTATTATACGTTGCGATTCGTTACATTATCGCGTTTTCAGCGACGATTGCGGCCGAAACCCAAATTTTAGGGTCTGGGAAGTTGGTCGGCTATAATCTCTAGCAAGCGAATATCTGTCCAGTCGCTCGCATCTACACAGTCTTAAACAGTCAGCAGTCTTGGTCTAGCGTGCTTGCTATTCCTCATGATTCAGGGATTTGAAAAATTCGAGAGGGTCAGCCAGGGTGGGAAGGAAGAGCATCTACCCATTTGGCTCAGGGTCGCATTGCATGGAATAAACGATAACGAGCAAACTATGATTCGTGACGGTGGGAGATTTTGGGCACGGCGACGCAAGGTTGCGATCGCAATCCTAACGCTGGGGTGCTGGGGGGCGATCGCTGCCCTCGCCCTCAGTGGTCTGGGCAATCGTGGGCGATGGAGTCAGGCGGCGGAAATTCAGAACACCGCCACCGCCGATGGGGATAATCTGCCCAGCGTCATCACCTCCAACTCCACCACCTTCACCGCCGAACCCGCTAAACTCGAACTGATTAAAACCGCCGATCGGGCTGCTGCTGAACCCGGTGATACTGCTGTGTATCGCTTGGTGTTGCGCAATACCGGCTCATCAACGGCGGATCAAATTGTCTTAACCGATCAACTGCCCTTGGGGATTAATTTTCTCCCGGCATCGGTGCAAACGGTTCTCACCCGTGACGGTCAAAATCAAGCTGTTACCCCCACGATCACGACCAATCAGCGGGAAGTGACGATCCGTTATCCCGAACTCAAAGCAGGCGAAACCCTGACCATCATCTACGCGGCAGTATTAACCCCCGATTCAATCCGTGGGACGGGGCGCAATGTGGCCCAAGAAGCACGGAGTAATGTGGCGAGCTATGTGATGGCGATTCGACCGGGGATTTTGTCGGACTGTGGCACGTTGATCGGGCGGGTGTTTGAGGATCTCAATTTTGATGGGGAACAGCAGCCGGGAGAACCGGGAATTCCCAATGCGGTGATTTTTCTGGACAACGGCAATCGGATTACGACTGATCCCGATGGTTTGTTTTCGATGGCGAATGTGTTGGCGGGCGATCGCATGGGAACCTTGGATGTAACCAGTGTTCCGGGCTATACGATCGCGCCGAATCGGTATTTTATTGAGCGTAATAGTTTAGCGCGGCTGGTGCGTCTTGAACCGGGTGGGTTGGCACGGATGAATTTTGGTGTGACACCTCTTGCAGAATCCGAAGGGTCATGAAGTCAACAAATCCGTCGATTAATCTCTCGCTCTTTTGCCTTACTTACACGCTGCCCGTGGTGATTCTGGGGGGTGCGATCGCACCGGCTCAGGCTCAAGACCATCCGCCTGCTGTGGAAAAATCTGCCGAGAAAACAATTTCCACGCCGCCCCCGCCCGCCCCGAAACCTCTTGCAGCACCACCTCCGCCTGCACCCGTTGCGGCCACTCCACCGCCGCCGCCGCCACCACCGGCCCCGAAACCCGTTGTGGCCACTCCACCGCCGCCGCCGCCACCCCCTGCCCCGAAACCCGTTGCGGCCACTCCACCGCCGCTACCCCCACCCCCGCCGCCACCCGTTGACCCGGTTGAAGCAACGCCCCCGCCCCCGCCTCAAGCGATCGCACCCACACCAGCGGCAAGCGTGATAAATCCGCCGCCCGTATCCATAGAAACGGCGGCAGAAGAAAGTACATCGGAGCGCGATCGCGCATCCGAAGCGATCGCCGCACCGACCCCAAGCCATGGGACTGCGACGGAGTCAACGGCACACCAGGCCCCTGATCCTCCGCCGATCACCCCTTCCTTCAACGCGGCTGCGACCGATCCGGAACCGGTGGCATCTTCTGCCCCTGATCCGGCAACGCTGCGCCCTGCCGCTGAATTAAACACGGCCCCGACGGTTGCGCCATGGGATGAAAGCCCCAGTGCTGCCGCGCTCCAATCCTCCACCCCTCAGCCTCCGGTTCCGGCCTGGATGGAGGTGAGTTTTTGGGGCGATCGCCTCATGGCAATGCCTGCTGATCTGAGTCCTAGCGAACGGCGAGAACTTGAAGCCTTGCGGGCTGAACTGGGGCCCTTGCTCAACGCTCCCGTTGCGTCAGAAGTTGCCCCAGCGTCAGAGTCAATTGCTCCGAGTGCCACGGCTTCGCGATCGCGTCTAGAGCACTCCCCGATCGCAACACAGCCAGAGCCAACGCCGGAAATGACCCCAGACTTTGAACTGATCCCCTTACAGTTTCCTTGGGCTAGGGCAAAGACCCCAGCGATTCCAGCCGCGACCCTCATGGAAGAATCCGCCCAGGAGTTAAATTCTGAAGCAGGAGAACAACCGATTGATGCGGGAGTGAGTGCGATCGCATCCGGCTTAATCGCTGCGGAAGCCTTCAGTTTCTGGCCCGCCAAAACCAAGACCAAGGAAATCACCCCCAATCCGGCAGAGGTAGATCGCGAATTTGAAATCACGATCCCCAGCCCTGATCCCGACGCGATCGACCCAAGCCCCCTAGATGGCCTTGATGCCGGTGATCCGATCCCGGTCAAGCCGTCACCGCTGAATCCTGACGCGAATGCCGATGGAGTGGGGGATCTGTTCCAGGGGTTGCAATTGGCCATTGTTGCCGTGGGCAATCCAATCATTCCCGCCGATGGTCGCTCAACCCTGCCCCTCGAAGGGACGATCACCACGGCCACAGGGGAACGCTTCACCGAGTCGCTCACGGTGACCCTGACGACGAGTGCGGGGGAATTTTTGGGCGGTGATTTTGATGAGGATGCGCCGGGGTTTCAAGTGGAAGCCGTGGACGGCAATTTTAAGGCGTTGCTGCGTTCGACCTTGGAAACGCAACGGGTGCAAATCCGGGCGGCCGTGTTGGATCTCGTCGAGCAGTTGGGCGGCGAAACGGAGCGAGATCGCACCTCGGCCGAATTACCGCTCGTGCCTGACTCAGAGTCCCCAGTCCTCGAAGCCTATACCCAAGCCCAATTCACCACGAATCTACGGCCCTCGTTGGTGTCGGGGGTGGTGAGTTTTCGCGTTGGGCCAAGGGCGACGAATTTTTGGGGCAGTCGGCGGGACTTCCTCCACCCGGATTATCTGGACGATGTGACGGTGGATGTGGATGCGTCGGTGTTTGCGATCGGGCGCAGTGGGGATTGGTTGTTTACCGGCGCGATGAATAGCGATCGCCCCCTCAACGAAACCTGTGACGGCATTTCCCGCCTCTTTCGTGGGCCGCAACATTGCGAGCAAGATTACCCCGTCTATGGCGACAGTTCCACCGTGGACTACCTTACCCCCTCGATGGATAACTATTACCTCCGGTTAGAACGCACCCCCGACACCCCCGGCGCAGAACCGGATTACCTGATGTGGGGCGATTATCACACCACCGAATTCGCCCGCAGTTCCCAAACTTTCACCGCCAACACCCGTCAACTCAACGGGTTCAAAGGCAATTACAACTTTGGGAACGTGCAAATTTCCGGCTTTTACAGCGGCAATGTCAACGGGTTTCAGCGGGACACGATCGCCCCCGACGGCACTAGCGGCTACTATTTCCTCTCCCACCGCCTCGTCATCCCCGGCAGTGAAAATATCTTTATTGAACAGGCTTCCCTCGAACAACCGGGCTTAGTACAAGAACGCCAAGCCATGCAGCGGGGCCCGGATTATGAAATCGACTACGATCGCGGCACGATCCTCTTTCGTCGTCCCATCGAACGCCTCAATAGTGACCTGTTTGGCGATGATCTATTGCAGCAAATCGTTGTTACCTACCAATACGAGGGCACAGAAGACGAAAACACGAATATTTTTGCTGGTCGTGCCCAGTACAATTTTTCCCGCGACTACAATCGCCCCAGTTGGCTAGCAACGAGCTATTGGCAAGAGGATATGGGCGATCGCGAATTTGAACTCTACGGTGCGGATCTCAATCTTCCCCTCGGCAAAGATGGCAGCCTGATCGCGGAATACGCCTACAGCGATATCACCGTCGGCACCAGCCAAGTCACCGGAGCCGCCTACCGTCTCAAACTGACGAAAAAAATTAACGACCCCCTGACGATTAACGCCCATTATCATTCCGTGGAGCGCGGTTTTGCCAACGAAGCCACCACCTCGTTTCAACCGGGCCAAACCCGCTACGGGTTGAGCTTGAATGCGCGTTTAGATGAGACCACGGGCGCGACGGTGAGCTACGACTACGAAGCCAACTTTGGCACATCCTTGGCGATCGCAGACAACCTCGACCTCTTCGACAGCAACACCGTCACCACCGTTCAACCCATCGGTAACACCCCCCTCGACAACGAAACCCGCACCTTCCGCGTCGGCCTCAGCAAAAAAATCGGCACGGTCAACACCTCCTACGAACTCGTCAACCGTAACCGCACCGACAGCCTCAACCCCGACCTCAACAGCAACGCCTCCCAATTTATCGCCAACCTCCTCGCCCCCCTCACCAACACCCTCACCTTCCGCGCCAAGCATGAACTGGCCATGGGAACCGCCGACCCCATCTACCCCAACCGCACCACCGTCGGCCTCAATTGGGCCGTTGCACCGGGGATTGATCTGCGCCTGGCCCATCAGTTTATGAATGGTGGGCTGTTTGGTGATAACTCGATTACGCGGATCGATACGGTGGCCACACGCAAGCTGTGGGGCAACACCGACATCACGAGCCGCTATTCCGTCATCGGTGGGATTAATGGCTGGATGGGGCAAGGGGCGGTGGGGCTGCGCCATCAATGGGTGATTGAGCCGGGGTTGCGTCTGAATTTGGGCTACGAACGGGTGTTAAATGATTTATTTGGAACTACCGCAGCGGGGCGACGCACCGCGCAGGCTGTGGCGATGGGCCAAACGGCGGCTTCCCTGGGATTTTTTGGGGGAGAATCCTACAACGCGGCCCTGGAATATACGGCGAATGCGAATTTTCGGGCCTCGGCGCGGGTGGAGCGGCGGGTCAGTTCCGCCGGGGAAAATCTGGTGCTGGGGGCGGCGGCGACGGGGAAAATTACCCCAGCCTTAACGACGCTGTTCCGGTTTGAACAGGCCAGTGCCGCGAACGGGTTGCTCGAAGCGTTGCCGGATACGGTGAGTTTGAAATTGGGCTTGGCCTATCGACCGCCGGAGAGCGATCGCTTTAATGCCCTCTTTAGTTATGAATATCGTCGCAATCCGTCGAGCATCCCGGAAACCCTGCTGTTTGGCACAGGAACCCAAAGCCGCGATCATACCCTCGCCATGGAAGCGATCTACGCTCCGGATTGGCGGTGGGAATTTTACGGTAAATATGCCCTCCGCCACAGTCAGACGGATCTCGCCCAAAATTTCAGCAACAGCAGCGCGATTCATTTGGGGCAGATGCGGGTGACGCGCCGCCTGGGGTATCACTATGATGCGGTGCTAGAGGGGCGGGTGATTGGTCAACCGGATGCGGGCTATACGGAATTGGGCGCGGCGGTGGAGCTGGGCTATTATCTCTCGCCGGATTTGCGGTTTGGGATTGGCTATAGTTTTGGGTCGGTGCGCGATCGCGACTTCAGCGGCTACCGTTCCGATGGGGGGCTTTATTTCGGGGTCACAATGAAGGTGAACGAACTCCTGCGGGGCTTCGGTCGTCAACGCCCAGTGGCTCGCCCCCCAGAGGAATCATCCTAATACACCAATCGACCCGCCGCAGTGCTTTCCCCGCTAGTCGCGGGGGGGGTTACTTTTTTTGGGAGGCATGGATAAAGTTATTCACTGTCGTCCGCAGATTGTCGCCGTTAAAGGGTTTCGTTAAATACTCCGTGGCTCCGGCGAGGCGGCCTTGGACTTTATCAAAAGCACCGTCACGGGCCGTCAGCATGATGATGGGGAGGGACTTGAATTGGGGCAAACTCCGCACCGTGCGGCAGAGTTCTAGTCCGTCAACCCCTGGCATGGTGACATCTAGGAGCAGGAGGTCAATGTGCTGATGATAAATTGAAGACAGCGCATCTACAGCATTATCAGCCAACAAAACGTTATAGTCCGCTTCGAGAGCTTGGTGGATCATTTTGCGCATGATCGGG
Coding sequences within:
- a CDS encoding response regulator, which produces MSAPSLHAPTILAVDDSPIMRKMIHQALEADYNVLLADNAVDALSSIYHQHIDLLLLDVTMPGVDGLELCRTVRSLPQFKSLPIIMLTARDGAFDKVQGRLAGATEYLTKPFNGDNLRTTVNNFIHASQKK
- a CDS encoding DUF11 domain-containing protein, which translates into the protein MIRDGGRFWARRRKVAIAILTLGCWGAIAALALSGLGNRGRWSQAAEIQNTATADGDNLPSVITSNSTTFTAEPAKLELIKTADRAAAEPGDTAVYRLVLRNTGSSTADQIVLTDQLPLGINFLPASVQTVLTRDGQNQAVTPTITTNQREVTIRYPELKAGETLTIIYAAVLTPDSIRGTGRNVAQEARSNVASYVMAIRPGILSDCGTLIGRVFEDLNFDGEQQPGEPGIPNAVIFLDNGNRITTDPDGLFSMANVLAGDRMGTLDVTSVPGYTIAPNRYFIERNSLARLVRLEPGGLARMNFGVTPLAESEGS